The Limnospira fusiformis SAG 85.79 genomic interval TTCTGAGTTGGTTTGGGATAAGTTTGTCAGTTTTCATCTGTCTGCAACCAGCGCACTAAATCCTCCATCCCCCGAAAATCTAACAAAGCCTCCGCCAACTCATCCCTTTGACCCGAGTTGAGAGATATCACCTGTTGCCGTTGCATATCCGACAACTCACCACAGCGACGGGTTAACAGTCGTAACAGCATCTCCGTCTGTGCTTCTTCGCGACCTTCCTGGCGACCTTCCTGGCGACCTTCCTGGCGACCTTCCTGGCGACCTTCCTGGCGACCTTCCTGGCGACCTTCCTGGCGACCTTCCTGGCGACCCTTCTGCAACACATCCCGATAAAACCGGGTATCCTCAAGCCTAACCTGGGTAATATCCAACATTTCCCGTATCTCCTCCAAGCTCAACTCTGGAAACTTACTCGCCATTATACTTTCTACCAAGTCCAACCGTCGCTGAAATACCTCCTCACTCGCCTCCACATTCAACAAATTACGAGCGCTTTCTGGGGTTTCCGACTCCGGTAATACCAACAACCGCAACAACGCCAAATTCGGACTCAAATCCGACCTAGGAATCAGATCTTCGAGATAAAGCCTTTCCACCAAATTATCCAATAGCAGGCGATAGGGAGTCTCCACCCCCAACCCCTGACCGCGACTGGAGAAAATCAATAGCCCCCGCCAAGGTCGGCTCAC includes:
- a CDS encoding DUF2887 domain-containing protein, which encodes MKTDKLFYRIFLWQPELIAELVPGIPMDCQFDYSAPVVKEQEQRIDGLFTPVGDDPDLPLVFVEAQMQADRGFYGRFFQEVFMYLRQYEVSRPWRGLLIFSSRGQGLGVETPYRLLLDNLVERLYLEDLIPRSDLSPNLALLRLLVLPESETPESARNLLNVEASEEVFQRRLDLVESIMASKFPELSLEEIREMLDITQVRLEDTRFYRDVLQKGRQEGRQEGRQEGRQEGRQEGRQEGRQEGRQEGREEAQTEMLLRLLTRRCGELSDMQRQQVISLNSGQRDELAEALLDFRGMEDLVRWLQTDEN